In the Candidatus Chlamydia sanziniae genome, GGCTTCTACAATAATCCCTACGCCTCCATAACCATAGAGCTCATATGTAACCTCTTCAAAATTGTTCTGTTCCATAGAAGAGGCTTTTTTTAAATTTCTTTCGATATTTTCATTAGGGATATTTTGATCTTTAGCCTTCTGTATTACCATACGCAAACGCGCATTTGTTTTGGGATCAGGTCCCCCTAGTTTAACTGCAGAGATTAACTCTTTGATGATACGTGAAAAAATTTTCCCTTTTTTATGGTCGGCCCGCTCTTTACGATGTTTTGTATTGGCCCATTTACTGTGTCCTGCCATTCTCCGTACCCATGTTTAATCTCGCACCCCGCAATATATAAGCATTAGCTTTCTCCCAAGCAATAGCACGGTCGTATAAGGGAAAGCGTTTTTCATATTCTTTAAATTTTTTCCCATGAAAAATTATTCGTCCTGAAGGAGAAAATTCCCTAGGGACAATACTGTGCACCATTTCATGATATACAAGATATTCCATAAAGAATTGGGGGATGTCCCGACGATCTAAAGAACGGTGTATCCGAATCAACTGCTCATCTTCATGAAAAGAACCGAGGACAGCACTGCGGGCATAACGAAAGGTTTGACGTCCAAACCATCCAATACGTAAATGTAACTTCCCTCCAAATAAACGCTGGTTCAAATTTTGATAGATCTCTTGTAAGTCGTATACCTTTCCTTGAGAAAAATCGATAGGCAGGGAAGAACGCGGAGAGGAAACCTTGGGGTGTAACAAAGTAGTCATTATAAAATAACGAGAAGAAAAGCGATGTCGCAATAGTTTTTTCACAGCATGGAAATTCCTAAACCTAAGATTTATGTATCTTGTTTTAAAAAAGCCTTGTGTTTTCAGCTTCTTATAAATCTTTTTCCATAGTAATTTTAGCAAGGTACCCTATTTCATCTTTGTAAAAACGCCTCTGCCTACCGACGTCGCAAAACCCAAAACGCCTATATAAACTTATAGCAGGATTTTCTTCGTAAACCTCTAAGTAGAGAATTTCAAGTTTGAATCGACTTTTCGCTAAATGACACAAATTGTTTAACAAAGCCGTGCCTATCCCTTTATTCCTATAAGGTTCTCCCACAATGATAGAAATTAACGCATGATGAGCAACTTTAAC is a window encoding:
- a CDS encoding GNAT family N-acetyltransferase; protein product: MTADNNDSGIPGLEIRFTLPGDAAYMIRWLNDPKILRGFPLQTEAEIRESVNFWVGFYRYHSSLTAVYCGEVAGVATLVLNPYVKVAHHALISIIVGEPYRNKGIGTALLNNLCHLAKSRFKLEILYLEVYEENPAISLYRRFGFCDVGRQRRFYKDEIGYLAKITMEKDL